The segment CCTCTGACTCGGCAGCCTCCCGCGTGGAGTTCGAGCTGGAGCACGACCCCGCCGACACCCAGCACGGCACCGGCGGCATCTGGACCACCGGCGCCGACGACGTCGCCTCCGGCACCCAGGCCACTGTGACCGTCCCGGATGGGAAGCTCGGCGACGGGTGGAAGGTCCGCTGGCGCGCCCGCGCGGTCGCCGCCGGATCCAACACCTCCGCCTGGTCGGAGTGGCAGTCGCTGACGGTCAAGGTGCCGGCCGCCACCGTCTCCCAGCTGCAGATCACCCCCGCTCAGACCGTCGACGGGAAGACTGCGGTGTCGTCGCTGACGCCGCAACTGCTGGCCACCGTCACCGACGCCTACGGGCATCCGCTGCGGGCCGAATTCGAGCTGGAGCACGACCCGGCCGACACCGCCCACGGCACCGGCGGCATCTGGACCGGCGCCGCGGACAACGTCGCCTCCGGCACGCAGGCGTCGGTCACTGTCCCCGGCGGGGCCCTGTCCAACGGGTGGGGAATCCGCTGGCGCGTCCGCGCGGTCAACACCGCCACCCAGGTGGCCTCCGCCTGGTCGGACTGGCAGACCGCCACCGTCAACGCCGCGGACATCCCCTCCGAACCGGGCGTGACAGCGCTCCAGGTCACCCCCTCCCAGGTCGTCGACGGCACCGCCGTAGCCACCTCGCTGACCCCGCAGCTACGCGCCCAGGTCACCAACCCCGCCGGCGGCACGCTGCGGGCCGAGTTCGAACTCGAACACGACCCCGCCGCCCCCGAAGGCCAGGGCACCGGGCAGATCTGGGCCAGTGCGCTCGACGACGTTCCCGCCGGTACCCAGGCGTCGGTCACCGTCCCGGGCGGGAAACTGGAAGAGGGCTGGGTGGTGCGCTGGCGCGCCCGTGCCGTCGCCGGTGAAACCGCCTCGGCCTGGTCGGACTGGCAGAGCCTACGGGTGGACCAGCCCGATCCGGTGCTCGGGGCGTTGCAGGTCACTCCGTCGGACGTCGTGGACGGCAAGACCGTCACCAAGTCGCTGACCCCTCAGCTGCTTGCCCAGGTCACCGATCCCGCCGGTGGCAAGGTTCGGGCGGAGTTCGAACTCGAACACGACCCCGCCGCCCCCGAAGGCCAGGGCAGCGGCCAGATCTGGGCCGCGGCGATCGACGACGTGACCTCCGGCACGCAGGCGACCGTCACCGTCCCCGACGGCAAGCTGTCCGACGGCTGGCTGGTGCGCTGGCGCGCCCGCGCCATCACCCCTGGTGGAACCTCCGCCTGGTCGGACTGGCAGCAGCTGACCGTCGTGGACGGCTCCCAGGTCCTCACCGTCGACGAGCCCCGCACCCAGCCTGTCACGGACGGAACCACCAACACGCTGACGCCCGTACTGATCGCCAAGGTCGGTACCCCGGCGGGCGGGCAGCTGGGCGCGGAGTTCCAGGTCGAACACGACCCCGCCGACACCGCCCACGGCACCGGCCAGATCTGGACCACCACCGTCACCGCGGTGACCTCAGGCAACGACGCCGCTGTCACCGTCCCCGCCGGAAAACTCAGCGACGGATGGAAGATTCGCTGGCGTGCCCGCGCGGTCAAGGGCGCGGCCACCTCCGACTGGACCTCCTGGCAATCGGTCGAGGTCAAGGCGGCGCAGCACTACGACACCACCTACGAGTACGACCGCGACGGCCGTATGACCAAGCAGATCGATGCGAACGGCAACGTGCGCACCTTCACCTACGACCTGCTCGGACGCCGCACCGCATCCCACGACCCCGACGCCGGCGACTCTCAGCAGGCCTATGATCCCGCTGGGCGGCTGGCGTGGTCCATCGATGGCAAGGGCCAGAAGGTTTCCTACTCCTACGACGACCTGGGCCGTAAGACGGCCGTGTGGTCCGGGGAGCGCGAGAGTGGGACCAAGCTGGCCGGATGGGTCTACGACACCGCCGAGGGGGGCATAGGCAAGCTGACCTCAGCCACCCGGCACACCAACGGGCACGCCTACGTCAACGCAGTGGCAGGCTACGACGAAATGGGCCGCCCGACCGGGTCCAGCATCATCATCCCCGCCGTCGAAGGCGCGCTGGCCGGCACGTACTCCTTCACGGCCGGGTACGACACCGCCGGGAACCTGTCGCAGGTGGGCATGCCCGCCACGGGCGGACTGCCGGCGGAGAAGCTCACCTTCACCTTCACCGATCTGAACCTGCCCCAGGCTGTCACCTCCGACCTCGACGGCGGCACCACCTACGTCGGCACCACCGCCTACACGCGGACCGCACGCCTTTCCAGCCGTGTCTACGGAGCCGACGGGCGGATCACCCGGACCCTCGCCTGGGATGAGAACACCGGCCGGCTGACCGGCGTCACCACCAAAACCAAGACCGACACCTCCGCCCCGGTCACCGTCCAGGACGACGTCTTCTCCTACAACATCGACGACACAATCAACAGCATCCTCGACAAGGCCGCCGCCACCGCCGGGTCGCCGGGCCAGTCCGAATGCTTCACCTACGACGGCCTGCGCCGCCTGACCCAGGCATGGACCACCACCGCCACCGCCTGCGGAACAGGCACCGCATCAGCTGACGGGCTCGGCATCGACCCCTACACCCAGTCCTACACCTGGGACGGCGTGGGCAACCTCACCTCTTTGACCTCAGGCGGCCAGACGGCCACTTACACCTACTCCGCGCCCGGGGCGAACGCCGTCCGTCCCGACGCCGTCACGGCCATAACCCGGCCGAACGGAGCCGGCTCCTACGGCTACGACGACGCCGGCCAGATGACCTCCCGCACCATCGACGGCAAACACTCCACCTTCACCTACAACGAACTGGGCGAGCTGACCAAGGCCGTCGTCGACGGCCAGACGACTGACAACGTCTACGACGCCGAGGGCCAGCGCCTGCTCCGCCGCACCCCCGACGGCAAGACCACCCTCTACCTCGGCACCATGGAACTCGAGCTGTCCGCCGGCACGGTGACAGGCAAGCGCTACTACACCACCGCCGACGGATCTCAGATCGCCGTCCGCACCCCCGCCGCACTGACCTGGCTCCTTGGCGGCATCGCCGGTAGCGAGCAGTTGGCTATCGACGACACCACCCAAGCGGCCCGTCGCGAACGCTACCTGCCCTTCGGACAACGGCGCGGCGACGACGACCTCCCATTCACCGACCGCGGATTCCTCGGCAAGATCGAAGACAGCTCCACCGGGCTCAGCCTCCTAGGGGCCCGCTTCTACGATCCCGCGATCGCCAAGTTCCTCTCACCCGACCCGCTGCTCAACCTCGCCAAACCAGGACTCACCAACGCCTACGGATACGCCGGCGGCGACCCGGTCAACCTGTCCGACCCCGACGGCTTCGAACCCCGCCCATGGCACGACCCGAACTGGAAGAAGAAGACTCCAAAAGAACGCCGGAGAATAACTCAGCAGTACATGGCCGGAGAGCGCCGAGCTCAGAGAGCTTTTGAGAGGCGCGAAGGGGAAAAGGCCCTCCGTAACGACAAGAAGGGTCTCGGTGACCGTGCGAGCGAACATATTCGTTACCGTAATCAGGTAGGCAACACGCGCCACCATCAAGCCGTTTGGGATGAAGCATGCAGGAAGGACTTCGTGTGTAGCAACCTGAAGGAGATGGATGCCATTACCAAATCTAGGGGAGCTGGCTCGCTGGCGGACGTCGCCGCGACTGGAGGCGGCCCCGGCGTGGGTAGCGGCGGCTTCGCCGGTATGGGCATGGTCAGATCCTTGGGTTCCAACCGCGGAGGGCGCACCGTCCTACCTCCACCTGGGCTTAGGCCTAGGCCATGTAGCTTCGTTCCCGGAACGGAAATTCTCATGGCAGATGGGTCGTTAAAACCCATCGAGGATGTGAAGGCCGGCGATCACATCGTCGCGACGGATCCGCAAACAGAGAAGACTGAATACCATGTTGTCTTGGAGCCGCTTACCAGCCAAGGCCGGAAAGTTCTGGTGCATCTGAAGATTGGCGTAGGCGGAAACAAGGGCCCCGGTATCGGAGAGATAGTCGCCACCGACAACCACCCCTTCTGGGCCGAAGATCTTAAGACCTGGGTGCCCGCTGGCCACCTCCAGCCTGGTACGTGGCTTCGCACTTCCGCCGGCACCTATGTCAAAGTCCTAACAATTCAGCGTCGCGTTGCCCACAAGCAACGCGTCTACAACCTGACCGTCGAGAATTTTCACACCTACTATGTCCTCGCGGGAGACCAGGCCGTCCTGGTTCATAACGCCAATCCCGCAGACTGCTGGGTTCCAAATGGCCGCACCGACCACATTCCATCCGGGTGGAATACGCAACCAAATAAGAAGGGAGTAGGAACTCGGTGGACAGATCCCGAGAATCAAGGGAACGGTGTTAGGATTGACCAAGGAAATCCAGATAACCCCCAGCCCACTCAGCAAGTGGATCACGTGATTGTGAGGCACAACGGGCGAGTTATTGGGCGAGATGGAAAGCCCATTACGGGAAGTATTAAGGATGACTTTGACAATGCTCACATACCATATAGTGAGTGGTCGACTTGGTCGACATGGTACGCGCCATGAGTGAAGTACGCTTTCCGCAGGCAAGGGGAGATATACTATCCGCGCTTTCCGCCCTGGCGAGTCCGGAGTATCAGCAACGCGTATGGATAGAAAGAGACTATCCGCGCGAGGGATATTATGATGACTTCACGCTGAACATAAACATTCTCTACGACGATACGTGCGTCCTCGAGGATCCAGAGAAGGCGGTTGGCATCTATCTGAAAGATCGAATAGAGGCGGCAGTCCTTGCTGACCTTGCCCGAGCTCTTGACGCCCTGTTTGCTGCATTGGGAACAGAGCGAAGCGATCTGGAATACATGCAATCGCCATTATGGAGGCGGGTGGTTGAATCGGCAAAGTCAGCATATAGGACACTCTGTGCAGGAAATGCGTGATATGCGATGATAATCCGTCATGGCTGCTGACCTGCCAGAGCAATCGGCTACAGGGCGACTGCATGAATTGCCACAAATCATCGGCCACCGGAATGCCGGGATGTGAACAAGCATGGACCGGCCGCTCCTTGGTTCTGCTGATGGCAGCACGGGAGGAGACGACGCAATCTATGCCTTCGAGAATCTACAACTCGGTTTCTCGGCGAGCCGTATGCTTTGGCTGATACAAGTAGAACTGCGTGGGGAACTCCTGGTTCTGTCGAAAGCGCTTGGTGGAGAGATGGCCAGAAAAACGACCGACCGGAGCAGCTTTTTGTAAGACCTGCGATCAGGTGGTTACGATGTTGAGCGCTGTGAGCCTTTCACGAAGGGAGAGCTTTGGTGGAGGTTCTACGGTCAGGCGTTCCTGCGCGTTTCGGTGAGAACGGTCTCCTGGAAACGATGCAACTCGCCCGGAGGCCTGTGGCAACCACGAGGTGTGGCTGAGCCAGGAGGTGGCATTTCTTCCAGTCGCCCCGATGGCCTCCGTCTGGCTCCTGCTTATTTATCGCAGCAGAGAGCGTTTTTGCTACGCACTGCAGCATGCGCAAGAGCAGCGGGAGTCGAAATAACCCGGCCGATGTGACTGCGCACGCACCACTCCTCAGGAGGGGAAGCGGGCCACTGGTTGAGGGGCTGGTCGCCCTGTCTCAGCGGTAGATGCAGGCTGGCGGGGGCGTGCGTACCAAGGAGTTGCTGCTCCACGGCGCTGCAGTACAGAACTCCCAGGTGTGATCACACGCATACTGTCACCCGGTTACTTCATGGAAGCGCACTTCCCGGAAGTAGCGCTGTTACGATCTAGGCATCCTCCGGAAGGGGGCACCCACCTTGACCACCTCACCCACCGGTGCACACGCGGAGCATCCCTTGACCGAGACAGACGAGACGCACGATCTGGCCGAGACGCTACGTGCCACCATCGCCGACCTCGACGCACACATCGAACGCCGCGCCCTCCAACTCGCCGGCCCTCGCATCTTGGCCGCCGAGGAACGCGCGGCCGTCGCCGAGCGCCGTGCCGAGCAGGCCGAGCGCAACAGCCAGACCGTCCGGCCCGGACCTGCACGGCCGATGCCCAAGCCCGTGGACCTGGGCGATCGTATGTGGCTGTGCGGTGACGAAAACGGCGGGGTTGAGCTGCACTGCCGGGACTGCGAGCGCGGTGGCCGACCACTCGCCTACCACCACGACCACGGCGGGCGCTACCCCGACCCGACCATGCCCATAGTGCGGACGATCCCCGCGCTGATCCAGGCCGCCCAGCAGCACAACCACCTCCACGAGACGGGAGGTGCCGCTCGATGAGCCAGGTCCGCAGCGTGACCTGCCCATGCTGCGGTGACACTTTCACCGTCGAACTCCGTGCTGACCCCGGCGGCTCGTGGGAGTGCTTCACCTGCCGACAGGAGTACGACTACCCGGAGCAGTGCCTGCGATGACGCAACTTCCCGACATCGTGACGGCGGACGATCGGCTGCCCGCCACCCAGACTTTCCCCGACCGGGCCCGGAATCCCTACTGGGTGTACCTCGACAACCTCCAGAGCGGGGAGTCGAAGCGCACGATGAAGGGCTGCCTCGATCGGATCGCCCGGCTCCTGTTCGCCGGTCACCCGAACGCGAACGAGGAACACTCCGGCGAACTCGTCCCATGGCACCAGCTCCAGTACGAGCACACCATCCGCGTCCGCGCGCTCCTCATCGAGGACAACCTGTCCCCCGCTTACATCAACAAACACCTCGTGGCCATGCGCCGCGTGCTGAAGGAAGCGTGGCGGCTCGGCCTGATCACCGCCGAACACCGCGACCGCGCCAGCGACCTGCCCATGGTGAAGGGCAGCCGACTGCCCGCCGGGACGCACGTCCCCCCTGAGTCACTTGCCGCCGTGCTCGGCGTGTGCGACGCCGCCGCCGCCTCCGATAAGGACGCCGACCGGGTCGCCGGGACCCGGGACGGGGCCATGCTCGCCGCCCTGTACTCCACCGGGTGCCGCCGCGCCGAACTCACCGGCCTCACCCTGGCCGACTACGACCCCGCCACCCGCTCTCTCCGTGTGCGCGGCAAGGGCGACAAGGAGCGTGTCGTTTACCTCATCCCCGACGCCATGGCCCGGGTCGAGGCCTGGATCGCCGTACGCGGACGCACCCCCGGCGCGCTGTTCCCCCCGCTCAGAAAGGGCGGGAAGTTCCGCACCGACCCGCGCGGGTGGCCCGTGCACATGACGCCGCGCGCGCTCGGCACGATCCTCGACGCCCGCTACACGCAAGCCGCAGTCGCCCGCCGCACCCCACACGACTTCCGCCGCACCTTCGTCGGCGAGCTGCTCGACGCTGGCGTCGACCTCGCCACCGTGCAAGGCCTCACCGGGCACGCCTCCCCCGCCACCACCGCCCGGTACGACCGGCGGCCGGAGCGGCGCCGCCAGGAGGCCACCGACAAACTCACCCTGCCCAAGCCCCGGCCACCCCGCCCCAAAGGAGATCCCGTGCCGTGACCGCCATGCAAGACCTCCACACCTGGCTCCGTGACGTGGAATAAGCTACCCGCGCCGGGATGCTCTCCGTTGCCCAGTTCGCCGTCGCGGAGGAAGCCGAGGCCGGGCTTCCGTGCCGGCGGCCGGAGGACGACCCGGAGGTGGTCGAGTCCAACCGGCGTTGGCCCTACTCGACCAGCACCACCCAGACGACCAGGACGTGTGTGCCGCCTGCCGAACTGCGTATTCTTGTCGCACGGTCAAACCGCTGGCCGACCGCATGCGAAGCTCGCCTGGCTGGCGGCCGGAGTGGGACGCTGGCGGCCATGCCGCGACGGTTATCTCCCTCGACGCGCGCCGCCACCAGCACCGGGAAGATCAGTAGGGACTCTGCGGCCCGGGTCCGGAGCCCGGCTGGAGACTTGATCAGGGGGAGGACTGTGGTCCTGGTGGTGGTGTCTGCGCCGCGCGCTCTGCGGCGCGCTGAGCTGCCCGGACTCTGGCCCGCTCGTCTGCTTTCCGCTTCTCCCGCTCCAGGATGGGAAGGGTCTGGGCGACGCCGTGGGCTGCACGGGCGGCGATCGTTTCTACTAGGCCGTGGTGCGTGGACAACTCTGACTCGCCGAGTTCCTCGATCATGCCAGCGACTGCGGCAGCCTGCACCGCCGGCGCCCAACGGGCGAATAGGTCCATCAGCTCGGGGAAGCTTTCGACGACCAGGAACGGGGAGTATTCGAGTCCGCCGTTGACCTGGAGCAGATACTCCACGGGCTGGCCATCGCGTCTGCGCCGCCACGACTCCAGGCGCATGCCCCCCTTCGGGTCGCCCATGGACAGGAACGTCTCCCACCCCTGGTCCTTCAACAGTTCCTCGACGTCGCCGTCCGGCAGCCCGGCGAGAACGTCCGCTGCCACCC is part of the Microbispora sp. ZYX-F-249 genome and harbors:
- a CDS encoding DNRLRE domain-containing protein, with the protein product MLATGSPTVQPGNADKAAAAAARAGKTIEDVKNVKRVGRITSRLTGSGSDQVLELAPDAEFLADPTVTYPVVVDPTLTLSPPQADTYINSSGGGSYYTDTSLEITSGFIGTTRSYLKFDTSTLAGAQITNATLRLYKLSDDLAFFNGTTGPLVQQITSNWDQTTLTWANKPSVTTTGQASIPSSAVHRGVAEDLTWTVTPIVQAWASGTANYGVQVRAANEANDLVGMGFHSAEMTGAGAKPPLLTVTYTTASAPAAGNLSITPVTGNAVSSLTPTLHATVSDPAGGNLRADYEIEHDPAYTAEGTGQIWAGSSTGVTSGNDAPAAVPAGKFTDGWHIRWRARATNTGTSTSSAWSAWQTAVVTVPDPVVDLLQVTPSQDLSGQTVTSTLTPALAARVTTSDSAASRVEFELEHDPADTQHGTGGIWTTGADDVASGTQATVTVPDGKLGDGWKVRWRARAVAAGSNTSAWSEWQSLTVKVPAATVSQLQITPAQTVDGKTAVSSLTPQLLATVTDAYGHPLRAEFELEHDPADTAHGTGGIWTGAADNVASGTQASVTVPGGALSNGWGIRWRVRAVNTATQVASAWSDWQTATVNAADIPSEPGVTALQVTPSQVVDGTAVATSLTPQLRAQVTNPAGGTLRAEFELEHDPAAPEGQGTGQIWASALDDVPAGTQASVTVPGGKLEEGWVVRWRARAVAGETASAWSDWQSLRVDQPDPVLGALQVTPSDVVDGKTVTKSLTPQLLAQVTDPAGGKVRAEFELEHDPAAPEGQGSGQIWAAAIDDVTSGTQATVTVPDGKLSDGWLVRWRARAITPGGTSAWSDWQQLTVVDGSQVLTVDEPRTQPVTDGTTNTLTPVLIAKVGTPAGGQLGAEFQVEHDPADTAHGTGQIWTTTVTAVTSGNDAAVTVPAGKLSDGWKIRWRARAVKGAATSDWTSWQSVEVKAAQHYDTTYEYDRDGRMTKQIDANGNVRTFTYDLLGRRTASHDPDAGDSQQAYDPAGRLAWSIDGKGQKVSYSYDDLGRKTAVWSGERESGTKLAGWVYDTAEGGIGKLTSATRHTNGHAYVNAVAGYDEMGRPTGSSIIIPAVEGALAGTYSFTAGYDTAGNLSQVGMPATGGLPAEKLTFTFTDLNLPQAVTSDLDGGTTYVGTTAYTRTARLSSRVYGADGRITRTLAWDENTGRLTGVTTKTKTDTSAPVTVQDDVFSYNIDDTINSILDKAAATAGSPGQSECFTYDGLRRLTQAWTTTATACGTGTASADGLGIDPYTQSYTWDGVGNLTSLTSGGQTATYTYSAPGANAVRPDAVTAITRPNGAGSYGYDDAGQMTSRTIDGKHSTFTYNELGELTKAVVDGQTTDNVYDAEGQRLLRRTPDGKTTLYLGTMELELSAGTVTGKRYYTTADGSQIAVRTPAALTWLLGGIAGSEQLAIDDTTQAARRERYLPFGQRRGDDDLPFTDRGFLGKIEDSSTGLSLLGARFYDPAIAKFLSPDPLLNLAKPGLTNAYGYAGGDPVNLSDPDGFEPRPWHDPNWKKKTPKERRRITQQYMAGERRAQRAFERREGEKALRNDKKGLGDRASEHIRYRNQVGNTRHHQAVWDEACRKDFVCSNLKEMDAITKSRGAGSLADVAATGGGPGVGSGGFAGMGMVRSLGSNRGGRTVLPPPGLRPRPCSFVPGTEILMADGSLKPIEDVKAGDHIVATDPQTEKTEYHVVLEPLTSQGRKVLVHLKIGVGGNKGPGIGEIVATDNHPFWAEDLKTWVPAGHLQPGTWLRTSAGTYVKVLTIQRRVAHKQRVYNLTVENFHTYYVLAGDQAVLVHNANPADCWVPNGRTDHIPSGWNTQPNKKGVGTRWTDPENQGNGVRIDQGNPDNPQPTQQVDHVIVRHNGRVIGRDGKPITGSIKDDFDNAHIPYSEWSTWSTWYAP
- a CDS encoding SCO4402 family protein; amino-acid sequence: MVDLVDMVRAMSEVRFPQARGDILSALSALASPEYQQRVWIERDYPREGYYDDFTLNINILYDDTCVLEDPEKAVGIYLKDRIEAAVLADLARALDALFAALGTERSDLEYMQSPLWRRVVESAKSAYRTLCAGNA
- a CDS encoding tyrosine-type recombinase/integrase codes for the protein MTQLPDIVTADDRLPATQTFPDRARNPYWVYLDNLQSGESKRTMKGCLDRIARLLFAGHPNANEEHSGELVPWHQLQYEHTIRVRALLIEDNLSPAYINKHLVAMRRVLKEAWRLGLITAEHRDRASDLPMVKGSRLPAGTHVPPESLAAVLGVCDAAAASDKDADRVAGTRDGAMLAALYSTGCRRAELTGLTLADYDPATRSLRVRGKGDKERVVYLIPDAMARVEAWIAVRGRTPGALFPPLRKGGKFRTDPRGWPVHMTPRALGTILDARYTQAAVARRTPHDFRRTFVGELLDAGVDLATVQGLTGHASPATTARYDRRPERRRQEATDKLTLPKPRPPRPKGDPVP